From Streptomyces asiaticus, one genomic window encodes:
- a CDS encoding aldo/keto reductase, with amino-acid sequence MSDSITETIATVGLGTGGPEVGVQGLGCMGMSWAYGPTHDEAEARATLERALELGVTLFDTADVYGFGRNEEFISPFVRAHRDRITLATKFAIERDESDPYGRQRIRNDRPYIRQAVEGSLRRLGVDHIDLYYMHRRNPEVPLEESIGAMAELVAEGKVKHLGLSEVTANELRAAHAVHPIAAVQSEWSLFSRDIEESVVGAARELGVALVPYSPLGRGFLTGSFVQAEQELGEDDFRRRQPRFTGDNAAANAALLEPLRKIAEVRGATLAQIALAWVQQQAQVHGLAVVPIPGTRTRARIEQNTGATRIELSADELAALEPIAGQVAGARYADMSATSAGRE; translated from the coding sequence ATGAGCGACAGCATCACCGAGACCATCGCGACCGTCGGCCTGGGGACCGGCGGACCCGAGGTCGGCGTCCAGGGCCTGGGCTGCATGGGCATGAGCTGGGCCTACGGACCGACCCACGACGAGGCGGAGGCCCGGGCCACGCTGGAGCGGGCCCTGGAGCTGGGCGTCACGCTCTTCGACACCGCCGATGTCTACGGCTTCGGGCGGAACGAGGAGTTCATCTCCCCCTTCGTCCGGGCCCACCGGGACCGGATCACCCTGGCCACCAAGTTCGCCATCGAGCGCGACGAGAGCGATCCGTACGGCCGCCAGAGGATACGCAACGACCGTCCGTACATCCGCCAGGCCGTCGAGGGCAGTCTGCGCCGCCTCGGGGTGGACCACATCGACCTGTACTACATGCACCGGCGCAACCCCGAGGTGCCGCTGGAGGAGAGCATTGGCGCCATGGCCGAGCTGGTGGCCGAGGGCAAGGTCAAGCACCTCGGGCTGAGCGAGGTCACGGCGAACGAGCTGCGCGCGGCGCACGCGGTGCACCCCATCGCGGCGGTGCAGTCGGAGTGGTCGCTGTTCAGCCGCGACATCGAGGAGAGCGTGGTGGGGGCCGCCCGCGAGCTGGGCGTCGCCCTCGTGCCGTACTCGCCGCTCGGCCGCGGCTTCCTCACCGGCTCCTTCGTCCAGGCCGAGCAGGAGCTGGGCGAGGACGACTTCCGCCGCCGTCAGCCCCGCTTCACCGGCGACAACGCGGCCGCCAACGCCGCGCTGCTGGAGCCGCTCCGGAAGATCGCCGAGGTGCGCGGGGCCACGCTCGCCCAGATCGCGCTGGCCTGGGTGCAGCAGCAGGCCCAGGTGCACGGGCTCGCCGTGGTGCCGATCCCCGGCACCCGCACCCGCGCCCGGATCGAGCAGAACACCGGCGCGACCCGGATCGAGCTGAGCGCGGACGAGCTGGCCGCGCTGGAGCCGATCGCCGGACAGGTGGCGGGTGCCCGCTACGCCGACATGAGCGCCACGAGCGCGGGCCGGGAGTAG